The following coding sequences are from one Streptococcus sp. NPS 308 window:
- a CDS encoding CPBP family intramembrane glutamic endopeptidase gives MTEIDKKNLKNYLCFTFGITYISWGLLAIFTQSYILGLETFIGRILHIVGALGPAIASGFYLKRNNIKFKHFVFTKRKSSSIYFIIHLLAILILFSLSSLELNEVSIYLMPLFFIQLIFFGGGHEELGWRGILQPLLDKKYTYWKSNLIVGSIWGIWHLPLWFIVGESHQGFPFILFFIYTLFLSFVLGLLYRQTKSVGYCILFHAFANLLNLYFVLKINLIFIIIFIGYLIYTILASNRISKETTF, from the coding sequence ATGACAGAAATTGACAAAAAGAATTTAAAAAATTATCTTTGTTTTACATTTGGAATTACTTATATATCTTGGGGGCTTCTTGCCATCTTTACGCAATCTTATATTTTGGGATTAGAGACATTTATAGGAAGAATATTACATATAGTTGGTGCACTTGGACCAGCTATTGCAAGTGGTTTTTATTTGAAAAGGAATAATATAAAATTTAAACATTTTGTATTTACTAAAAGAAAAAGTAGTAGTATTTATTTCATTATTCATTTGTTAGCAATTTTGATACTATTCTCTTTATCTTCCTTAGAATTAAATGAAGTATCCATTTATCTGATGCCACTATTCTTTATTCAATTAATTTTTTTTGGTGGTGGACATGAAGAATTGGGATGGAGAGGAATATTACAACCTTTACTTGATAAAAAATATACTTATTGGAAATCTAATTTGATTGTAGGTTCAATCTGGGGAATTTGGCATCTGCCTTTATGGTTTATAGTTGGAGAAAGTCATCAAGGATTTCCTTTTATTTTATTTTTTATATATACATTATTTTTAAGTTTTGTTTTAGGGCTTCTTTACCGTCAAACGAAATCTGTGGGATACTGTATATTATTTCATGCGTTCGCAAATTTGTTAAATCTCTATTTTGTGTTAAAAATTAATCTTATTTTTATTATCATTTTTATTGGTTATTTGATTTATACGATATTGGCTAGTAATAGAATTAGTAAGGAAACAACATTTTAA
- the aac(6') gene encoding aminoglycoside 6'-N-acetyltransferase: MDGITKDSIKTAKLIKQLWPQLTDKEAFDEVKKYTNGKNTAIFTEVEGDTIVGLALCSLRFDYVEGCKYSPVGFLEGIIVDEEYRLKDIAKNLCTKCEEWAKNKGCKEFASDCTLTNTDSIRFHLNIGFQEANRIIHFKKKL, encoded by the coding sequence ATGGATGGAATAACAAAAGATTCTATAAAAACGGCTAAACTAATAAAACAATTATGGCCCCAATTGACCGATAAAGAAGCTTTTGATGAAGTAAAAAAATATACGAATGGCAAAAATACTGCAATCTTTACTGAAGTTGAAGGTGATACAATTGTAGGTCTAGCACTATGTTCACTCAGATTTGATTATGTTGAAGGTTGTAAATATAGTCCTGTTGGATTCTTAGAAGGGATTATTGTCGACGAGGAATATCGTTTAAAGGATATTGCTAAAAATCTCTGCACAAAATGTGAGGAATGGGCGAAAAATAAAGGATGTAAGGAATTTGCAAGTGACTGTACTTTAACCAATACGGATTCTATAAGATTTCATCTCAATATTGGATTTCAGGAGGCAAATAGAATTATTCATTTTAAGAAGAAATTATAA
- a CDS encoding DUF1002 domain-containing protein: MRKKFFLTSAAVLWAATAMTSVHAATDVQKVIDETYVQPEYVLGSSLSEDQKNKTLSKLGYDVSKDTKDIKTMTPDIYSKIMNVANDASLQLYSSAKIQKLGDKSPLEVKIETPENITKVTQDMYRNAAVTLGVEHAKITVAAPIPVTGESALAGIYYSLEANGAKVPQANKDLAQEELKALSDINAENKDKSGYDANKLNVALADIKAGIAKAKEAKGNLTEEDVRKIVEDTLKNYKLDQVITGNQVNIIINFALNLSKSDILNNADFTKTLKDLKDSIVSQAGDSFKNINLNFDANKALEDGGNFFSSLWQAIVNFFKSFGA; encoded by the coding sequence ATGAGAAAGAAATTCTTTCTAACAAGTGCTGCAGTATTGTGGGCCGCAACAGCTATGACAAGCGTCCACGCAGCAACAGATGTTCAAAAAGTAATCGATGAAACCTATGTACAACCTGAATATGTTCTTGGCTCTTCACTATCTGAAGACCAGAAAAACAAAACTCTTAGCAAACTTGGCTATGACGTTTCAAAAGACACCAAAGATATCAAAACAATGACCCCTGATATCTATTCGAAAATCATGAATGTGGCTAATGATGCTAGTCTACAGCTCTATTCGTCAGCTAAGATTCAAAAACTAGGTGATAAGTCGCCTCTAGAGGTCAAGATTGAAACGCCTGAAAATATCACCAAGGTGACGCAGGATATGTACCGTAATGCAGCAGTGACCTTGGGAGTAGAGCATGCCAAAATCACAGTTGCAGCTCCTATTCCAGTTACAGGTGAGAGTGCCCTAGCAGGGATTTACTACTCGTTAGAGGCCAATGGAGCTAAAGTACCACAAGCCAATAAAGACTTGGCTCAAGAAGAGTTAAAGGCCTTGTCAGATATCAATGCTGAAAACAAGGACAAGTCAGGTTACGACGCCAATAAGCTCAATGTGGCTTTGGCAGATATCAAGGCAGGAATTGCAAAGGCAAAAGAAGCCAAAGGAAATCTGACAGAAGAAGATGTCCGCAAAATCGTTGAAGACACGCTAAAAAACTACAAACTTGATCAGGTTATAACAGGAAACCAGGTCAATATCATCATCAATTTTGCACTTAACCTCTCGAAGAGTGACATCTTGAATAATGCTGATTTCACTAAAACCCTAAAAGACCTCAAGGATAGCATTGTTTCCCAAGCTGGAGATAGCTTTAAAAATATCAATCTCAACTTTGATGCCAATAAAGCGCTAGAAGACGGGGGCAACTTCTTTAGTTCTCTTTGGCAAGCCATTGTCAACTTCTTCAAGAGTTTTGGTGCTTAG
- a CDS encoding alpha/beta fold hydrolase, whose protein sequence is MKFHEFGDKNLPPIILIHGGGSSWWNYLRQARILSKEYRIILPTLNGHGEEYQLDYVSTEDSALEILDYIKANCGGKLFAIGGVSLGGQIAMELLSLDSEIAEKAIIDGSLCIPQPRLAKISIFLVSLFGKLMFNKFSCKLQLSMMNKLYPKLTYPEEIKAYYLEDLPRTPVKTLVTIYKSYMGCYKLKNMISASKAQVLYIYGEKELNCVKESAKLFHQLHSNTILYEAKGYNHGYLSAYLPYEWIDLVVPFLKSDSLEMCNESDMP, encoded by the coding sequence ATGAAATTCCATGAATTTGGTGATAAGAATTTGCCTCCTATTATACTGATACATGGTGGTGGCAGTTCTTGGTGGAATTATCTTCGTCAAGCACGAATCTTGTCAAAAGAATACCGTATTATTCTACCCACTTTGAATGGCCACGGCGAGGAATATCAACTTGATTATGTTTCTACGGAAGATTCTGCTTTGGAGATTCTAGACTATATCAAAGCAAACTGCGGTGGGAAATTGTTTGCAATCGGTGGTGTTTCACTTGGTGGTCAAATTGCCATGGAGCTTTTGTCTTTAGACAGTGAAATTGCTGAGAAGGCTATCATAGATGGAAGCCTCTGTATTCCTCAACCAAGGTTAGCTAAAATCAGCATCTTTCTAGTGTCTCTATTTGGTAAACTGATGTTCAATAAATTCTCTTGCAAACTTCAGTTAAGCATGATGAACAAACTCTATCCTAAACTGACTTATCCAGAGGAAATAAAAGCTTATTATTTGGAGGATCTGCCAAGGACCCCTGTCAAAACATTGGTGACCATTTACAAAAGCTATATGGGATGTTACAAGCTGAAAAATATGATTTCTGCTAGCAAGGCTCAGGTTCTGTATATTTATGGTGAAAAAGAATTGAACTGTGTGAAAGAATCAGCGAAATTATTTCATCAGCTACATTCAAATACAATTTTGTATGAAGCAAAGGGCTATAACCACGGCTATTTATCAGCTTACCTGCCTTATGAGTGGATTGATTTGGTGGTGCCATTTTTAAAGAGTGACTCATTAGAAATGTGTAACGAATCTGATATGCCATAA
- a CDS encoding L-threonylcarbamoyladenylate synthase — MMDRIRQELEKGGAVVLPTETVYGLFAKALDEKAVDHVYQLKRRPRDKALNLNVASLEDILHFSKKQPTYLQKLVETFLPGPLTIILEANDRVPFWVNSGLATVGFRMPSHPITLDLIRETGPLIGPSANISGQASGVTFAQILEDFDQEVLGLEDDAFLTGQDSTILDLSGDKVKILRQGTIKQEDILARLPEISFEEE, encoded by the coding sequence ATGATGGACAGGATTAGACAAGAGTTGGAAAAGGGCGGAGCTGTTGTTTTGCCTACAGAGACGGTTTACGGCCTATTTGCTAAGGCCTTAGATGAAAAAGCTGTCGACCATGTTTACCAACTCAAACGTCGTCCTAGAGACAAGGCGCTCAATCTTAATGTTGCTTCTCTAGAGGACATCTTGCACTTTTCAAAGAAACAGCCAACTTATCTCCAAAAGCTTGTAGAGACCTTTTTACCAGGTCCCTTGACCATTATCCTCGAAGCCAATGACCGAGTTCCCTTTTGGGTCAATTCTGGTCTTGCAACTGTTGGATTTCGGATGCCGAGTCACCCTATTACACTTGATTTGATTCGAGAGACAGGTCCTTTGATTGGGCCGTCTGCCAATATTTCAGGTCAGGCAAGTGGAGTGACCTTTGCTCAAATTCTAGAGGATTTTGACCAAGAGGTTCTGGGTCTGGAGGACGACGCTTTTCTAACTGGACAGGATTCGACGATTTTGGATTTGTCTGGAGACAAGGTGAAAATCTTACGCCAGGGGACCATTAAGCAAGAGGATATTCTTGCTCGGTTGCCAGAGATTTCTTTTGAGGAGGAATGA
- the rlmD gene encoding 23S rRNA (uracil(1939)-C(5))-methyltransferase RlmD: MLKKNDIVEVEIVDLTHEGAGVAKVDGLVFFVENALPTEKILMRVLKVNKKIGFGKVEEYLTHSPHRNQDLDLAYLRSGIADLGHLAYPEQLKFKTKQVKDSLYKIAGITDVEVAETLGMDHPVKYRNKAQVPVRRVNGVLETGFFRKNSHDLMPLEDFFIQDPAIDQVVVVLRDLLRRYDLKPYDEKEQSGLIRNLVVRRGHHSGQIMVILVTTRPKIFRVEQLIEQIIKQFPEIVSVMQNINDRNTNAVFGKEWRVLYGQDYITDQMLGNSFQISGPAFYQVNTQMAEKLYQTAIDFAELKADDVVIDAYSGIGTIGLSVAKHVKEVYGVEVIPEAVENSQKNAALNNITNAHYVCDTAENAMKNWLKEGIHPTVILVDPPRKGLTESFIKASAQTGADRIAYISCNVATMARDIKLYQELGYELKKVQPVDLFPQTHHVECVSLLVKRS; encoded by the coding sequence ATGTTAAAGAAAAATGATATTGTAGAAGTTGAAATTGTTGATTTGACCCATGAAGGTGCTGGGGTTGCCAAGGTAGATGGTTTGGTTTTCTTTGTAGAAAATGCTCTACCAACTGAGAAAATCCTCATGCGTGTTCTTAAAGTCAATAAGAAGATTGGCTTTGGGAAGGTTGAAGAATACCTTACACATTCTCCGCATCGTAACCAAGACCTTGACCTAGCTTATCTACGTTCAGGAATTGCTGACTTGGGGCATCTTGCCTATCCAGAGCAGCTCAAGTTTAAAACCAAGCAAGTCAAAGACAGTCTCTACAAGATTGCTGGTATTACCGATGTAGAGGTTGCTGAAACTCTTGGTATGGACCATCCAGTCAAGTACCGAAATAAGGCACAGGTGCCCGTTCGTCGAGTGAATGGTGTCTTGGAAACTGGCTTTTTCCGTAAAAATTCGCACGATCTCATGCCCCTTGAAGATTTCTTTATCCAGGATCCTGCTATTGACCAAGTTGTGGTAGTTCTTCGAGATTTGCTTCGTCGCTATGACTTGAAACCTTATGACGAAAAGGAACAGTCTGGCTTGATTCGGAACCTTGTTGTGCGTCGTGGGCATCATTCAGGACAAATCATGGTTATTTTAGTGACTACACGTCCTAAAATTTTCCGAGTGGAGCAATTGATTGAACAAATCATCAAGCAGTTCCCAGAGATTGTCTCTGTCATGCAAAATATCAACGACCGAAATACCAATGCGGTTTTTGGGAAAGAATGGCGAGTTCTCTATGGTCAAGATTACATTACGGACCAAATGTTGGGGAATAGCTTCCAAATCTCTGGACCAGCTTTCTACCAAGTCAATACTCAAATGGCGGAGAAACTCTATCAAACAGCCATTGACTTTGCGGAGTTAAAAGCAGATGATGTGGTTATCGATGCTTATTCGGGTATTGGAACCATTGGTTTATCAGTCGCCAAGCATGTCAAGGAAGTCTATGGAGTTGAGGTCATCCCAGAAGCAGTTGAGAATAGCCAGAAGAATGCTGCATTAAATAATATCACAAATGCCCACTATGTCTGTGATACTGCTGAAAATGCTATGAAGAATTGGCTCAAGGAAGGTATTCACCCAACCGTTATATTGGTCGACCCACCACGCAAGGGCTTGACCGAGAGCTTTATCAAAGCAAGCGCTCAAACAGGAGCAGACCGTATTGCCTATATCTCCTGCAATGTCGCAACCATGGCGCGTGATATCAAACTCTACCAAGAATTGGGTTATGAATTGAAGAAAGTCCAGCCGGTGGATCTGTTTCCACAGACGCATCACGTGGAGTGTGTGAGTTTGTTAGTGAAACGTAGTTAA
- the prmC gene encoding peptide chain release factor N(5)-glutamine methyltransferase: MKLAQLFSDFEEELIRQGEEAESLSFVYRSLKKLSFTDFVFALQQEVTEEEKQFVEEIYQQLTAHKPAQYIIGHADFFGMQLKVDERVLIPRPETEELVELILAENPEENLKVLDIGTGSGAIALALAKNRPDWSVTAADISQEALQLASENAKNQNLNIFFKKSDCFAEISEKYDIIVSNPPYISREDESEVSLNVLHSEPHLALFADEDGLAIYRRITEDAKDYLTDGGKIYLEIGYKQGQSVPALFRKHLPEKRVQTLKDQFGQDRMVVVDDGQD, from the coding sequence ATGAAATTAGCTCAATTATTTTCAGATTTTGAAGAAGAATTGATAAGACAAGGAGAGGAAGCAGAAAGCCTCTCTTTTGTCTATCGTAGCCTGAAAAAACTCTCTTTTACAGATTTCGTCTTTGCCCTCCAGCAAGAAGTAACAGAGGAAGAAAAACAATTTGTAGAGGAAATTTACCAGCAGTTAACGGCCCACAAACCAGCTCAGTATATCATTGGTCACGCAGATTTCTTTGGAATGCAGTTAAAAGTGGATGAGCGGGTTTTGATTCCTCGTCCAGAGACAGAGGAGTTGGTGGAACTTATCCTAGCTGAAAATCCTGAGGAAAATCTTAAGGTCCTAGATATTGGAACTGGAAGTGGTGCCATAGCCCTCGCACTAGCAAAAAACAGACCAGATTGGTCAGTGACAGCAGCAGATATTTCACAAGAGGCTTTGCAGCTTGCATCTGAGAATGCCAAAAATCAAAATCTTAATATATTTTTTAAAAAATCTGATTGTTTTGCAGAAATTTCTGAAAAATATGATATAATTGTATCCAATCCACCCTATATCTCTCGTGAAGATGAGTCAGAGGTCAGTTTGAATGTTTTGCATTCGGAGCCTCATCTAGCTCTCTTTGCAGATGAGGATGGCCTAGCTATTTACCGTAGAATTACGGAAGATGCAAAAGACTATCTCACAGATGGTGGTAAGATTTACCTTGAAATTGGATACAAGCAAGGTCAAAGTGTTCCTGCGCTTTTTAGGAAACATCTTCCTGAAAAACGGGTGCAAACACTCAAGGACCAATTTGGTCAAGATAGGATGGTTGTAGTTGATGATGGACAGGATTAG
- the glyA gene encoding serine hydroxymethyltransferase, which yields MIFDKDDFKAYDADLWNAIAKEEERQQNNIELIASENVVSKAVMAAQGSILTNKYAEGYPGRRYYGGTDVVDVVETLAIERAKEIFGAKFANVQPHSGSQANCAAYMALIEPGDTVMGMDLAAGGHLTHGAPVSFSGQTYNFVSYSVDPETELLDFDAILKQAQEVKPKLIVAGASAYSQIIDFSKFREIADAVGAKLMVDMAHIAGLVAAGLHPSPVPYAHITTTTTHKTLRGPRGGLILTNDEDLAKKINSAIFPGIQGGPLEHVIAAKAVSFKEVLDPAFKEYAANVIKNSKAMAAVFLQDPDFRIISGGTENHLFLVDVTKVVENGKVAQNLLDEVNITLNKNSIPYETLSPFKTSGIRIGAAAITARGFGEEECRKVAELIIKTLKNAENEAVLEEVRSEVKELTDAFPLYED from the coding sequence ATGATTTTTGATAAAGACGATTTTAAAGCATACGATGCTGATCTCTGGAATGCTATTGCCAAAGAAGAAGAACGCCAACAAAACAACATTGAGTTGATTGCTTCGGAAAACGTGGTTTCCAAGGCTGTTATGGCAGCTCAAGGGTCTATCTTGACGAATAAATACGCTGAAGGTTACCCAGGACGCCGTTATTATGGTGGAACGGATGTAGTAGACGTGGTAGAAACTCTAGCTATTGAACGTGCAAAAGAAATTTTCGGTGCTAAATTCGCCAATGTCCAACCTCACTCAGGAAGCCAAGCCAACTGTGCGGCTTACATGGCCTTGATTGAGCCTGGTGATACGGTTATGGGAATGGATTTGGCTGCTGGTGGGCACTTGACCCACGGGGCTCCTGTTAGCTTCTCTGGTCAAACCTACAACTTTGTTTCTTACAGTGTGGATCCTGAAACAGAACTCTTGGACTTTGATGCCATCTTGAAACAAGCCCAAGAAGTAAAACCTAAACTAATCGTAGCAGGTGCTTCAGCCTATTCTCAAATTATCGACTTCTCAAAATTCCGTGAAATCGCAGACGCTGTCGGGGCTAAGCTCATGGTAGATATGGCTCATATCGCTGGTTTGGTCGCTGCTGGTCTACATCCAAGTCCAGTTCCATACGCTCATATCACAACGACAACGACCCACAAAACCCTTCGTGGACCTCGTGGTGGCTTGATCCTGACAAATGATGAGGACCTAGCGAAGAAAATCAACTCAGCTATTTTCCCTGGTATTCAGGGTGGACCTTTGGAGCATGTTATCGCTGCTAAGGCGGTGTCATTCAAAGAAGTTTTAGATCCGGCCTTCAAGGAATATGCTGCTAATGTCATCAAAAACAGCAAGGCTATGGCAGCTGTCTTCTTGCAAGACCCTGACTTCCGTATCATTTCTGGCGGGACTGAAAACCACCTCTTCTTAGTCGATGTTACTAAGGTTGTTGAAAACGGAAAAGTGGCTCAAAACTTGCTGGATGAGGTTAATATTACCCTAAATAAAAACTCAATCCCTTACGAAACTTTGTCACCATTCAAGACAAGTGGGATTCGTATCGGAGCAGCAGCCATCACTGCACGTGGATTTGGTGAAGAAGAATGCCGTAAAGTGGCTGAACTCATCATTAAAACTCTTAAGAATGCAGAAAATGAAGCTGTATTAGAAGAAGTGAGAAGTGAAGTCAAAGAATTGACAGATGCCTTCCCACTATACGAGGACTAA
- a CDS encoding Type 1 glutamine amidotransferase-like domain-containing protein, which produces MDEQIFLMGGNPPIKNHTVVNKIVSSRKIERIVIFTVFRDNWQPYMKKYTDVFQSQFSNLNTDYLLLDTEQIDFDSYLDANLIIIGGGNTEKYIATYVNQEFKNYIDHMLNKGAKVIGFSAGALLLGEKVYVSPNDNSYHQIKIKNGLGVFSQFLISVHYDSWNDKANKDRAEELVSVPIIPLNDHSCLVLDRLGNIIEKID; this is translated from the coding sequence TTGGACGAACAAATTTTTTTGATGGGTGGAAATCCGCCGATAAAGAACCATACGGTTGTTAATAAAATTGTGTCATCAAGGAAGATTGAAAGAATTGTTATTTTTACAGTTTTTCGAGATAATTGGCAACCCTATATGAAAAAGTACACGGATGTTTTCCAAAGTCAATTTTCTAATCTAAACACTGATTACTTACTTTTGGACACTGAGCAGATTGATTTTGATAGCTATTTAGATGCTAATCTAATCATCATCGGTGGAGGAAATACGGAAAAATATATAGCTACTTATGTCAATCAGGAGTTCAAAAATTATATCGATCATATGCTTAATAAAGGGGCAAAAGTTATAGGGTTTTCTGCAGGAGCCCTATTATTAGGAGAAAAAGTCTATGTCTCACCTAATGATAATTCATATCATCAGATAAAGATAAAAAATGGATTAGGAGTCTTTAGTCAGTTTTTAATTAGTGTCCATTATGATTCCTGGAATGATAAAGCTAATAAGGATAGAGCAGAAGAACTCGTCAGTGTTCCCATAATTCCACTAAATGATCATTCCTGTCTTGTATTGGATAGACTTGGAAACATTATTGAGAAAATTGACTAG
- a CDS encoding lysozyme family protein yields MFKFIRRVLVLAVFLFAGYKAYHIHQDVKQVMTYQPMVREILSERDTPANEELVLAMIYTETKGKERDVMQSSESASGATNTINDDASSIRQGIQTLTDNLYLAQSKGVDVWTAVQAYNFGPAYIDFVAQNGKENTLALAKRYSRETVAPILGNTTGKTYTYINPISIFHGAELYENGGNYYYSRQVRFNLYIMKFFNFF; encoded by the coding sequence ATGTTTAAATTTATAAGAAGAGTGCTTGTGCTAGCAGTCTTCCTTTTCGCAGGATACAAAGCTTATCATATCCATCAGGATGTTAAACAAGTCATGACTTACCAACCTATGGTTCGGGAAATCCTCAGTGAAAGAGATACTCCAGCTAATGAAGAGTTGGTGCTCGCCATGATTTATACCGAAACGAAGGGAAAAGAGCGGGATGTCATGCAGTCTAGTGAGTCTGCTAGTGGCGCTACCAATACCATCAATGACGATGCCTCTAGTATTCGCCAAGGGATACAGACACTAACAGATAACCTCTATTTGGCACAGAGCAAAGGAGTAGATGTCTGGACAGCCGTTCAAGCCTATAATTTTGGACCTGCCTATATAGACTTTGTTGCTCAGAATGGCAAGGAAAATACTTTGGCACTAGCCAAGCGTTACTCCCGAGAAACGGTCGCTCCAATTCTAGGTAATACTACAGGGAAGACCTACACCTATATCAACCCCATTTCTATCTTTCACGGAGCCGAACTCTATGAAAATGGTGGAAATTATTACTACTCGAGACAGGTACGCTTTAACCTGTACATCATGAAATTCTTTAATTTCTTTTAA
- a CDS encoding GNAT family N-acetyltransferase, whose product MLRDLQETDVNAICEINQEVLGYSFSPEDTASQLARLSQDSHHFLLGYEDAASHVLLGYVHAEAYESLYSKAGFNILGLAVSPQAQGLGIGKSLLQGLDQEAKRRGYEFIRLNSADHRQGAHAFYEKVGYTCDKVQKRFIRIL is encoded by the coding sequence ATGCTAAGAGATTTGCAAGAAACAGATGTGAATGCTATATGTGAGATTAACCAAGAGGTTTTGGGCTATTCTTTTAGTCCGGAGGACACAGCTAGTCAACTAGCTAGACTATCTCAGGATTCCCATCATTTCCTACTTGGCTATGAGGATGCAGCCAGCCATGTCCTACTTGGATATGTCCATGCTGAAGCTTATGAATCCCTTTATTCCAAAGCAGGATTTAATATCTTAGGCTTAGCGGTTTCACCTCAAGCACAAGGGCTAGGTATCGGTAAATCCTTGTTGCAAGGGTTGGATCAAGAAGCAAAAAGACGGGGTTATGAGTTTATCCGCTTAAATTCTGCCGATCACCGTCAGGGTGCTCATGCATTTTATGAAAAAGTTGGTTATACTTGTGATAAAGTGCAGAAACGGTTTATTCGCATTCTTTAG
- a CDS encoding nucleoid-associated protein gives MDIYIKKAIIHQFSPDDTELFLADKFLNITPKIEEYLRKKIERVYSDEAKTGIFEEENPFFNHITDDLLETSVTLANLWKEEFSISENLKTNDLVFVQFSKEGVEHFAFLRIALRETLTHLGGEVDNPIKLTQNNLPGFGTGADEALVVNLQSRKYHLIEKRIKYNGTFLNYFSENLLAVAPKISPKKSIKELEKTAQRIAESFNTDDFQFQSKVKSAIFNNLEESNELSPEKLANDLFDNNLTARLSFIDQVKEAVPEPVQFDEIDASRQLKKFENQKLSLSNGIELIVPNNVYQDAESVEFIQNDNGTYSILIKNIEDIQSK, from the coding sequence ATGGACATTTATATTAAGAAAGCTATTATCCATCAGTTCAGCCCAGATGATACCGAGCTGTTTCTAGCGGATAAGTTTCTCAATATCACTCCAAAAATCGAGGAATACCTACGTAAAAAAATCGAACGTGTGTATTCAGATGAAGCCAAGACTGGGATTTTCGAAGAAGAAAATCCCTTCTTCAATCACATCACAGATGATTTATTGGAGACATCAGTAACACTGGCTAATCTCTGGAAAGAGGAGTTCAGCATTTCTGAAAACCTCAAGACCAATGACTTGGTTTTTGTTCAGTTTTCTAAAGAAGGCGTTGAACATTTCGCTTTCTTGCGAATTGCTCTACGTGAGACCTTGACCCACCTCGGTGGAGAAGTTGATAATCCAATCAAGCTAACTCAGAATAACCTGCCTGGATTTGGAACAGGAGCTGACGAGGCCTTGGTGGTTAATCTTCAAAGTCGCAAGTACCATCTCATCGAAAAACGAATCAAGTACAATGGGACTTTTTTGAACTACTTTTCAGAAAATCTCCTAGCCGTTGCTCCCAAGATTTCACCAAAGAAATCTATCAAGGAACTGGAAAAAACGGCTCAGAGAATTGCAGAGTCCTTTAACACAGATGATTTTCAATTTCAATCTAAGGTCAAATCAGCGATTTTCAACAATCTTGAAGAAAGCAATGAACTGTCACCTGAAAAATTGGCTAACGACCTTTTTGATAACAATCTGACAGCTCGTTTGAGCTTTATCGACCAAGTCAAGGAAGCTGTACCAGAACCAGTCCAGTTTGATGAAATTGATGCCAGTCGTCAGCTCAAGAAATTTGAAAACCAAAAACTTTCCTTGTCAAACGGAATCGAACTCATCGTTCCCAATAACGTCTATCAAGATGCCGAGTCTGTTGAGTTTATCCAAAATGACAATGGAACCTATTCTATCTTAATCAAAAATATCGAGGATATTCAAAGTAAATAA